In Deltaproteobacteria bacterium, one genomic interval encodes:
- a CDS encoding MarR family transcriptional regulator: MTKTTELWELVKLVSERYGQRLQAHRSAKGAGSELSALTVQQFQYLQAVGALPGPTVGSLASYFEVTSPTATSIVNRLEGAGYVEKRPSGRDNRVRFVVLTARGRKVLRAQEDAFRALAEEIRGALTASELAAYQELTAKVCAKLPQLE; the protein is encoded by the coding sequence ATGACCAAGACCACCGAGCTCTGGGAACTCGTCAAGCTGGTGTCGGAGCGCTACGGCCAGCGTCTGCAGGCCCATCGATCGGCCAAGGGCGCGGGGAGCGAGCTCTCAGCCCTGACCGTGCAGCAGTTCCAGTACTTGCAAGCGGTCGGGGCGCTGCCCGGTCCCACGGTCGGAAGTCTGGCCAGCTATTTCGAGGTCACCTCGCCCACGGCGACGTCGATCGTGAACCGGCTGGAGGGGGCGGGGTACGTCGAGAAGCGGCCGTCGGGGCGGGACAACCGGGTCCGCTTCGTGGTGCTGACCGCGCGAGGACGCAAGGTCCTGCGTGCGCAGGAGGACGCCTTTCGCGCGCTGGCCGAGGAGATCCGTGGGGCGCTGACCGCCTCGGAGCTGGCGGCGTACCAGGAGCTCACGGCCAAGGTGTGCGCGAAGCTGCCGCAGCTGGAGTAA
- the hemG gene encoding protoporphyrinogen oxidase, with protein sequence MSRVIVIGGGLSGLATAFVLQRLAAKAGREVDVTVLEAEGRAGGKIRTVARDGFSCEAGPAGFLDKEPRTFELCEALGLSSALLPASDAFENRYLFVRDHLEPVPMHPVKLARSQLLPWAGKLRLLGEPFVPRRKEQGDESIAGFVRRRIGPEGLRWLIDPMQSGIYAGDPERLSVRSCFPRVVEVEEQYGSLVRGMVRLQLQRRRERRGAKGGKQGVAGAGPTGRLTTLGAGMQQLTDALTAALGPAVRCGVRVTRLERVGPRWQVGGPGLAQALEAELVILAGPAYAAAELLHALEPTLAGELAAIEYASLNVACLGYRREDVPHPLDGFGFLVPRGQGMRLLGALFSSSIFPREAPSGQVLLRVMVGGARDGALAALDDDTLLGLLREDLARSIGVRAAPSFVTLFRWPQAIPQYNVGHAARLERLDARVAQLPGLLLTGNAYRGIGVNDCARNAWPVAERALELLARA encoded by the coding sequence ATGTCCCGGGTCATCGTGATTGGAGGCGGGCTCTCGGGCCTGGCCACCGCGTTCGTGCTCCAGCGCCTGGCCGCGAAGGCGGGCCGCGAAGTTGACGTGACCGTGCTCGAGGCGGAGGGCCGCGCCGGCGGAAAGATCCGGACCGTGGCGCGGGACGGCTTCTCCTGCGAGGCGGGGCCGGCCGGGTTTCTCGACAAGGAGCCGCGCACCTTCGAGCTCTGCGAGGCGCTCGGCTTGAGCTCGGCGCTCCTTCCCGCCTCGGACGCCTTCGAGAACCGCTACCTCTTCGTGCGGGATCACCTGGAGCCGGTGCCGATGCACCCGGTGAAGCTCGCGCGCTCGCAGCTCCTCCCCTGGGCGGGGAAGCTCAGGCTCCTGGGCGAGCCCTTCGTCCCCCGGCGCAAGGAGCAGGGCGATGAGTCGATCGCGGGCTTCGTGCGGCGGCGCATCGGCCCCGAGGGGCTGCGCTGGCTCATCGACCCGATGCAGAGCGGGATCTACGCCGGTGACCCCGAGCGCCTGAGCGTGAGGAGCTGCTTCCCGCGGGTCGTGGAGGTCGAGGAGCAGTACGGCAGCCTCGTGCGCGGCATGGTACGGCTGCAGCTTCAGCGGCGACGCGAGCGGCGCGGCGCGAAGGGCGGCAAGCAAGGGGTCGCGGGCGCGGGACCGACGGGACGCCTCACGACTCTCGGCGCGGGGATGCAGCAGCTCACCGACGCGCTGACCGCCGCCCTCGGACCCGCCGTGCGCTGCGGCGTGCGCGTGACCCGCCTCGAACGGGTGGGACCGCGCTGGCAGGTGGGCGGCCCGGGACTCGCGCAGGCGCTCGAGGCCGAGCTGGTGATCCTGGCCGGGCCCGCCTACGCCGCGGCGGAGCTGCTCCACGCGCTCGAACCCACGCTGGCCGGCGAGCTCGCGGCGATCGAGTACGCCTCGCTGAACGTGGCCTGCCTCGGCTACCGGCGCGAGGACGTGCCGCACCCTCTCGACGGCTTCGGCTTCCTCGTGCCGCGCGGCCAGGGGATGCGCCTGCTCGGCGCGCTCTTCAGCTCGTCGATCTTTCCGCGCGAGGCCCCGAGCGGACAGGTGCTCCTGCGCGTGATGGTGGGTGGCGCACGCGACGGTGCCCTCGCCGCCCTCGACGACGACACGCTCCTCGGGCTCCTCCGCGAGGACCTCGCGCGGTCCATCGGCGTGCGAGCCGCGCCGAGCTTCGTGACCCTCTTCCGCTGGCCGCAGGCCATCCCGCAGTACAACGTGGGGCACGCGGCGCGACTCGAGCGACTCGACGCCCGCGTGGCGCAGCTGCCGGGCCTGCTTCTCACCGGCAACGCCTATCGCGGCATCGGCGTGAACGACTGCGCGCGCAACGCCTGGCCCGTCGCGGAGCGGGCGCTGGAGCTGCTGGCGAGGGCGTAG
- a CDS encoding alpha/beta fold hydrolase has product MERSAYLAGALVVATLSASCAAPGLFSERELRAANLGRVKMDKDLGELLVPENRRRPGSRVIALRFRRLGPLDGRPVLLHFTGGPGMSNLKHRYPEALLGTFTVVEVGYRGIDSSTRLRCDGLKNQLTAQDLLSDGGKVRMARAFDDCVRSWQAEGLDLRGYQLADMVEDAEDLRRALGVPKVHLVADSYGTRLALEYLSRHPESVVRAVLIGANPPGHFFWSSSDLEAAFAAYERVTGTPGLEAAFHRVLMGLPERSWGLRVDPDRIRIMSFFLLFHRSTARRVFTAFSRAHEKNSTFRLALLSLGHNLVLPRIMDEWGDLFWKGLITDWQPDADYRARSAMSPGRFGSPLGELLFAPPYDPDFLAYRDAPRPLAVTTPTLILSGALDFSTPPENARKELVERYSAVQQLVVPSYGHVADFWAEPRALSRVLEQYLLRGRVPEVEDLPDRSAQVPRFVTRPGFKGHERRPSRRATGPYALASSSSARSATGQALRAQSFTPMPR; this is encoded by the coding sequence ATGGAACGCAGCGCGTATCTCGCCGGAGCCCTGGTAGTCGCGACCCTGAGCGCCTCCTGCGCCGCTCCGGGCCTTTTTTCGGAGCGCGAGCTCCGAGCCGCCAACCTTGGGAGGGTGAAGATGGACAAGGACCTGGGAGAGCTCTTGGTGCCGGAGAACCGCCGCCGGCCCGGTAGTCGCGTCATCGCTCTGCGCTTCCGCCGGCTCGGGCCCCTCGACGGGCGACCGGTCCTCCTCCACTTCACGGGAGGGCCGGGGATGAGCAACTTGAAGCACCGCTATCCCGAGGCGCTCCTCGGTACCTTCACGGTGGTGGAGGTCGGCTATCGGGGGATCGATTCGTCCACCCGGCTGCGGTGCGACGGGCTGAAGAACCAGCTTACAGCGCAAGACCTCCTCTCCGACGGAGGAAAGGTCCGGATGGCCCGCGCCTTCGACGACTGTGTGCGAAGCTGGCAAGCGGAGGGGCTGGACCTGAGGGGCTACCAGCTGGCCGACATGGTCGAGGACGCGGAGGACCTCCGCCGGGCCCTGGGCGTGCCGAAGGTGCACCTCGTGGCGGACAGCTACGGTACGCGCCTCGCTCTCGAGTATCTCTCGCGTCACCCGGAGTCCGTGGTCCGCGCGGTCCTCATCGGCGCCAATCCACCGGGCCACTTCTTCTGGTCCTCCTCGGACCTCGAGGCCGCCTTCGCCGCGTACGAGCGAGTCACGGGCACGCCGGGGCTCGAGGCCGCCTTCCATCGGGTGCTCATGGGGCTGCCGGAGCGTAGCTGGGGCCTGCGCGTCGACCCCGACCGGATCCGGATCATGTCCTTCTTCCTGCTCTTCCATCGGAGCACCGCGCGCCGGGTCTTCACCGCCTTCTCGCGCGCGCACGAGAAGAACTCCACCTTCCGCCTCGCGCTGTTGTCGCTCGGCCACAATCTCGTGCTGCCGCGCATCATGGACGAGTGGGGTGACCTCTTCTGGAAGGGGCTCATCACCGACTGGCAGCCCGACGCGGACTACCGGGCGCGCTCGGCGATGTCGCCGGGACGCTTCGGCTCGCCCCTCGGAGAGCTGCTCTTTGCGCCCCCCTACGACCCGGACTTTCTCGCGTATCGGGATGCGCCGCGTCCGCTCGCCGTGACCACGCCGACCTTGATCCTGAGCGGCGCGCTGGACTTCTCGACCCCGCCGGAGAACGCCCGCAAGGAGCTCGTCGAGCGTTACTCCGCGGTGCAGCAGCTCGTGGTCCCCTCCTACGGGCACGTGGCCGACTTCTGGGCCGAGCCGCGGGCGCTCTCCCGGGTCCTCGAGCAGTACCTGCTGCGGGGGAGGGTGCCCGAGGTCGAAGACCTCCCGGACCGGAGCGCGCAGGTGCCGCGCTTCGTCACAAGGCCAGGGTTCAAGGGACACGAGCGACGGCCCTCGCGTCGCGCGACTGGCCCCTACGCCCTCGCCAGCAGCTCCAGCGCCCGCTCCGCGACGGGCCAGGCGTTGCGCGCGCAGTCGTTCACGCCGATGCCGCGATAG